DNA from Bradyrhizobium japonicum USDA 6:
TCGCTCAGCTATGATTTCGCACTTCGCTCGGAACGGCAGCCATGTCACCTTCTGCCACTAACAAGATCGCGCTCTTCATCGATGGGGCCAATCTCTACGCGACGGCGAAAACTCTGGGCTTCGACATCGACTACAAGCGCCTGCTGAAGGAGTTTCAGAGCCGCGGGACGCTGTTGCGGGCGTTCTACTACACCGCGATCATCGAGGATCAGGAATACTCCTCGATCCGCCCGCTGATCGACTGGCTCGACTACAACGGCTACACGGTCGTGACCAAGGCGACCAAGGAGTTCATCGACGCCTCCGGCCGCCGCAAGGTCAAGGGCAACATGGACATCGAGCTCGCCGTGGACGCCATGGAGCTCGCCGAGCACATCGACCAGATGGTGCTGTTCTCGGGTGACGGCGACTTCCGCTCCCTGGTCGAAGCCGTCCAGCGCCGCGGCGTCCGGGTCACCGTGATCTCCACCATCGCGAGCCAGCCGCCGATGATCGCCGACGAGCTGCGCCGCCAGGCCGACGTCTTTACCGACCTCGTCGAGCTGCAATCCAAGCTCGGCCGCGCCCCGTCCGAACGCCCTGCCCCGCGCGACCGCGGCGAGGGACGCGGTCATCCGCCAAAGTTTTTACAAGAGCCCAACGGGAATGACCCTCCCGAGTAAACTCTTTCGTTAAGCATGCGGCCCATCTCCGGTACTATCAGCGTAGGCCACGCCATGTTATAGCGCGATAGTGAGATACGGGAATGACGTCCGCAAACCTGACCAGGACCGAACGCGTTATTTCTCCCGCAAACGAGACTTCTGCAGTTTGATCGATACGAGAGAGTGATCCCCTTTTCCAAACTAAAACCGGGATCTCCGGAAGGGCTCGGTCTTGTCGGCGCATTTCGCCTTCTTCGGCCCGAAATTTCCGGTTCCGACGCTGCAGGGTAGGTGTCCGCTGCCGGAAGCATACGAACAGGCTTCGGGCGAAGGACTGAACCGGCCGGGCGGGCAGTGCGAATCTTTTTCCTGTTTCAGGCGTCGAGCGACTGGAGTCGGTACTCGGACATCTTCTGGGCGGCGATGATGACCTCGACCCTGTTCCTGGCCTGCATCTTCTGCATCAGCTCGGTCATGTAGTGCTTGACCGTCTTCTCGGTGATGCGAAGCGTCGCGGCGATTTCCTTGTTGGTCATGCCACGCAGCAGCAGCCGGACAATCTGTCCCTCGCGCTGACTGAGCTTGATGGCCTCGGCGACGCGGTGGCGGACGTCGATGTTGCGGAGCGCGTCGATCACCCGGACGGCGAAGCCCTGGGTGATGTAGGTCTCATCCTTCAGCACGGCCCGGACGGCGGCCATCAACTCGTCTGCCGAGGAGCGTTTGAGGACGTAGCCATGAGCGCCAGCATCGAGCGCCCGGACGGCATGGTCGACGCCGTGCTGTGAGGTGTAGGCGACGATCTTGATAGCAGGCAGGACGTTGCGGATAGTGCGGATGGCGTCGTAGGTCTCGTCGGGGACGGAGGGGCTCAGGATCATCAGCTTGGGGACATGAAAACGGGCCAGCCGGACCATGTCGGCGGCGCTGGCGCCGGAGGCGACGATCTTGAAATCGGTCGGCGCCGAAAGAAAGGTCGTGAGGGCCGTCATCATCAAAGGTTGGTCCTCAACAATCGCGATCGTAATATCGCTCATCAAACCCACCCAAAAGAGCCATCATTTAAACTTCCGCCGGTGGAGAACGACGGTTCCAAGGCATTCACGAGGAAAGAAAAATCCCCGAGCCCGAAAGAAAATACCAATTCGTGGAATCCGTCCTTGGATATTCCGGAGGTGTGGCAAGATGCCCGGGCTGCGGTGCTGGGCCGGAAGGCCTCCGAAACCCCGCCGAATGTCGCCGGTTCGCGGTTTCCGACGCTCCCCTTCGCTGAAAGGTTAACGTAAGGAACCCCGGCGGCCACCGCGGCGGTCGATACCGTCCTCGGTGTGTCGGCGGGGAAATTCGTCATGCCTCAGCGCTCCCGAAAGGCGCGGGTCATCTGGTCGGTGACGGGCTTGGCCAGGTAGGAGGCAGCGGTGCGCTCTTGGGTCGAGACGAAGACCTCCGCCGGCATGCCGGGAACTAGCTTCAGTCCCTTGTAGTGTATCAGGTCCTCCTCGGCTGGAAGCAGGCGGACGTGGGCGATGTAGTGCTCCTGGCCGTTGGACGGATCCCGGGCTGAGGCCGGCGACACCATCGCGACCTTGCCCTTCAGCTCCGGCGTGGTGGCGCGGTTGAAGGCGGAGAGGCGGATGCGTGCCGGCTGTCCAACCCTCACCTGGTCGATGTCGGCCGGCGAAACGCGAATCTCGAACTTGAGGTCGGCATTCTCCGGCACCACGGTCGCGATCTTGGCCGCCGGAGTGATGACGCCGCCCACCGTGTAGGCGAACAGTTCGTTGATATAGCCGGACGCGGGGGAACGTATCTCGGTGCGCGACAGCCGGTCCTCGATGGCGAGCTTGCGCTCCTGAAGCTCGGCGATGCGCGCTTCCACCGTGCGCAGGTCCTTCTGGGCCTCGGTCGAAGCGTTCTGGTCCACGGCGATGATCTGCACGCGGATCTCGCTGGTCCTCACCTTGGCACGGGCGATGCTCGCCTGGATCTCGCCCTGCTCGCCCATGATGCGGGCGTAGTCGCGCTGGGAGGTATAGACGCGCTGGTACTCGACAATCTTGCGCTCAAACAGCGACTGCAACTTCTCGCGCTCGGCGCCGACGAGCCTGCCCTCCTCTTCCTTGGCGGCGAGGCGGGCCGCCATGCCCCTGATCTCCTCGCCGGTCTGGGCAATGCTGAGCTCGAGCTGCTCCTTCTGGCTGTCGCGCGCGGTCTTGTTGCCGGCGAACAGACGGGCCTCGCCGTGGATTACCGATCCAGCGGTTGAGGGGAATAAGGCGTGCATGTCGTCGGGAAATTCGACTGACGTCAGGTTGTCGCGTTCGGCCATCAGGCGGGCGCGGCGCCCGAGTGCCTCTACCAACTGAGCGCGCACGATCAGATGCTCGGCCTTGATCTGGACGTCGTCGAGGGTCGCCAGCACCTGGCCTTCGCGAACCTGGTCGCCCTGGCGCACCGACAGCGTCTTGACGATGCCGCCGTCGCGGTGCTGTACCTCCTTGAGGTTCTGATCGACCTTGACCGTGCCGGCCGCGACCACCGCGCCCTCCAGCATCGCCCAGGCCGCCCAGCCGCCGCAACCGGCGACCAGCAGCGCGCTCAGCACGATGCCGGCGACGATGCGCGGCCACAGTCGCAACGGCCGTTCGCGAGGCGCGTCCATGGCAGGATGCTCCGGGCGGACGAGTTCGGATACATCGACATGCTTCATGGCTTCACTTCCTCAGGAATGGATCGATGAGAATTGCAGATGGTGGTGGCCGGCGACCTCGATCGTCATGCCGTCTCCGTCGTCGTTGCCGTAATGGACGTCGATGGCGGTATACTTGCTGTTGGCGAGCTCCTCGAAGCGGAAGCGCACTGGGCGATTGTGGCCGCCGTCGTTCTCCTCGAGGTAGATCTGTTCGAACAGGTCGGCGACCTGCTCCTCGGCGTCGCCGCCTTCCTTGATCGTAATCTGATAGGTCGCGGCCACGATCTTGTCGCCGACCGTGAAGTCGGTGATCTTCTTCACCACGTCCTGCTGCTTGCGGCCATCGTCGTCGCGCTCGAACTGGAAGCAGTCGTCGCCGGCGCCGCCGGTCAGGACCACGGGGCCGCTGCCGGCGATGATCACATCGTCGCCGGAGCCCGCGATGATCTCCTCGAAACCTTCGATCAGGTCCTTGCCGATCTCGCGTCCCATGGCGGTGCCGCTGCGCAGATCGATGGTGACGGTGACGGTGGTCGCCGAATAGTCCAGGGTGTCCTGGCCCGAATTGCCATCATAGGCGTCGTCGGCGCCGTCGACCGACGCCAGCACGACGTCGTCGCCGAAGCCGCCGTCCACCTTGTCGGCTCCGCCGCCGTCGGCGATGGTGTCGTTGCCGGCCCCGCCGGCAAGAGTGTCGGCCCCCGCACTCCCGGTGATGACGTCGTCGCCCGCGCCGCCGACGACGATCTCGAACTCCGCGATCGCGTCCTCGCCGATGTCCTCGCCGGAGGCCCGGCCCGAGGCGAGGTTCACAGCGATCTTCCCGATGGCCGAGGAATAGTCGAGGGTGTCGGTCCCGGCACCGCCGTCGAGGCTGTCGTCCGTGGCATCGGCCACAGCGAGAACCAGATCGTTTCCGGCCTCGCCGGCGACCGCATCAGATCCGCCGCCATCCGAGATCGTGTCGTTGCCGGTTCCGCCGGTCAGCGTGTCGTCGCCGGCGCCCCCGGCCACCACGTCGTTTCCGCCGCCGCCGTTGATCGAGGCCGAAGCCGATCCGGCGGCCGTGAGGGTATCGTCGCCCGCGCCGCCGATGACGATCTCGAACTCCGCGATCGCGTCGTTGCCGATGTCGGTGCCGGAGGCGGTACCCGAGCCCAGATCCACCCCGATCGAACGCGTAGCCGATGAATAGTCCAGCGTGTCTACGCCGGCGCCGCCAGCGAAGCCGTCGTCCGCGGCATCGGCGGCCGCCATTACGATATCGTTGCCCGCGCCGCCGGTAACGACGTCGCTTCCGCCACCGTCGGCGATGATGTCGTTGCCGCTTCCACCGGACATCCGGTCGGCGCCCTCGCCGCCGTCGAGATGGTCGTGGCCGTCGCCGCCCTCAAGGGTGTCGTCACCGGCTCCCGCCAGCAAAACGTCGCGGCCCGCGCCGCCGTCGAGGTGGTCGTCTCCCTCCTCACCCAGCAGGGTGTCGTCGCCTTCGTCGCCCCACAGACGGTCGTCGCCGGCGCCGCCGAACACCACGTCGTTGCCCGTGCCCGCGAACACGGTGTCGTTGCCGTCGCCCGCATAGACCACGTCGTGACCCGTGCCCGCCAAAATGTGGTCGTCTCCGACCCCGCCCGAGATCCGGTCGTTGCCGCCTCTGGCGTCGATGTTGTCGTCTCCGCCCAGTCCCACGATGGTTTCGGCGCACTGGGTGCCGAGCAGGATGTCGTCGCTCTCGGTCCCGACGATGGGCGGCGCCTCAACCACATTGAAGTAGGCTGTCTGCATGACGATGTGGGAGCCGTCGCTGATCGCGTAGGTCAGCTTGACCTCGCCGAGCATGTTCGGCGCGCGGTCGAATTCCCAGCCGTCCTCGGTGCGGACCAGAGAGCCAGAGGAGGAGAAGATGCCGACCACGGTCAGATTGTCGCCGTCCGCATCCGTAGCGCCGGCCAGCAGCGCCGCCATCGATATCGCCAACCCATGGCAGGCCACCACGTCAGGAAGATGCACCGCGCCCGAGACGCGGGGCGCGCGGTTGCGGTGATCCGGCGCCGGCGGGTCGCGCGGTCTGTCGCCGCCCCCAACTCCTCCGCCTCCTCCGCCGCCACCGCCACCGCCACTGCCACCACCGGAGCCGGAGTCCTCTTGGCGAGGCCGGTGGTTGTCGTTGGCGACCTTTGGACTCGCGCCGGCCCCCTTGTTGTTCAACTCGGGCTTGTCGGTGCGCGCCCGGGCGCTGAAATCGGTCGCACCGCCGCCTACGGCGCGCTCCTCCTCGGCGCGCGCGACGATCCTGCCCTCCTCGGTCCAGCCCGACGACCGGGGCGGCTCAGGCTGCTCCTCCGCGGGTTCCTCGGCCGCCGCGAGCGCGTCCTCCTTGAGGTTCTCCTCCCCGCCCGAGCCGCGGACCTTTTCACGGTCCTCGCTTGCCCCCAGCTTCGTTGGCAGGAAGCTCTTGAGGTAGGCTGTGCAGGATCCGACGATGAGCAAGAAGATCAGCGGCACGAAGCGGCGGCTGCGATCCTGCTTCTCTTCGTAGTCCTCGCGGCCGGGGGCAGTCTCGACGGTGGACTTGCGGGTGGCCTGGACGTTGATCATGCAGGCCTCCGCATTTGGGCTTCTGCGGGAATCGTGCCGGCCGGGGTCGGCGCGGAAGACTGCAGGACTGGAGTCATGATGTCCTGCTTCTTGCCGAAGGCGACCATGCGGCCGGCCTGGACGATGGCGACGAGATCGACCGCCACCAGCGCGCTCGGGCGGTGCGCGATCACGATGGCGATGCCGCCGCGAGCGCGGATGCCCTCGATCGCCGCGGTGAGCGCCGCCTCACCCTCGCCGTCGAGATTGGAGTTGGGCTCGTCCATCACCACCATGAAGGGATTGCCGTAAAGCGCGCGCGCCAGCGCGATGCGCTGGCGTTGACCTGCGGAAAGCGCGCAGCCCTGCGGCCCCAACCTCGTGCGATAGCCCTCCGGCAGCCTGACGATCATCTCATGGACGCCGGCCGCCTTGGCGGCCTCGATCACCTTGCGGGAGTCGGGCTGGCGCTCG
Protein-coding regions in this window:
- a CDS encoding LabA-like NYN domain-containing protein, giving the protein MSPSATNKIALFIDGANLYATAKTLGFDIDYKRLLKEFQSRGTLLRAFYYTAIIEDQEYSSIRPLIDWLDYNGYTVVTKATKEFIDASGRRKVKGNMDIELAVDAMELAEHIDQMVLFSGDGDFRSLVEAVQRRGVRVTVISTIASQPPMIADELRRQADVFTDLVELQSKLGRAPSERPAPRDRGEGRGHPPKFLQEPNGNDPPE
- a CDS encoding LuxR C-terminal-related transcriptional regulator: MSDITIAIVEDQPLMMTALTTFLSAPTDFKIVASGASAADMVRLARFHVPKLMILSPSVPDETYDAIRTIRNVLPAIKIVAYTSQHGVDHAVRALDAGAHGYVLKRSSADELMAAVRAVLKDETYITQGFAVRVIDALRNIDVRHRVAEAIKLSQREGQIVRLLLRGMTNKEIAATLRITEKTVKHYMTELMQKMQARNRVEVIIAAQKMSEYRLQSLDA
- a CDS encoding calcium-binding protein; its protein translation is MINVQATRKSTVETAPGREDYEEKQDRSRRFVPLIFLLIVGSCTAYLKSFLPTKLGASEDREKVRGSGGEENLKEDALAAAEEPAEEQPEPPRSSGWTEEGRIVARAEEERAVGGGATDFSARARTDKPELNNKGAGASPKVANDNHRPRQEDSGSGGGSGGGGGGGGGGGVGGGDRPRDPPAPDHRNRAPRVSGAVHLPDVVACHGLAISMAALLAGATDADGDNLTVVGIFSSSGSLVRTEDGWEFDRAPNMLGEVKLTYAISDGSHIVMQTAYFNVVEAPPIVGTESDDILLGTQCAETIVGLGGDDNIDARGGNDRISGGVGDDHILAGTGHDVVYAGDGNDTVFAGTGNDVVFGGAGDDRLWGDEGDDTLLGEEGDDHLDGGAGRDVLLAGAGDDTLEGGDGHDHLDGGEGADRMSGGSGNDIIADGGGSDVVTGGAGNDIVMAAADAADDGFAGGAGVDTLDYSSATRSIGVDLGSGTASGTDIGNDAIAEFEIVIGGAGDDTLTAAGSASASINGGGGNDVVAGGAGDDTLTGGTGNDTISDGGGSDAVAGEAGNDLVLAVADATDDSLDGGAGTDTLDYSSAIGKIAVNLASGRASGEDIGEDAIAEFEIVVGGAGDDVITGSAGADTLAGGAGNDTIADGGGADKVDGGFGDDVVLASVDGADDAYDGNSGQDTLDYSATTVTVTIDLRSGTAMGREIGKDLIEGFEEIIAGSGDDVIIAGSGPVVLTGGAGDDCFQFERDDDGRKQQDVVKKITDFTVGDKIVAATYQITIKEGGDAEEQVADLFEQIYLEENDGGHNRPVRFRFEELANSKYTAIDVHYGNDDGDGMTIEVAGHHHLQFSSIHS
- a CDS encoding HlyD family type I secretion periplasmic adaptor subunit — encoded protein: MKHVDVSELVRPEHPAMDAPRERPLRLWPRIVAGIVLSALLVAGCGGWAAWAMLEGAVVAAGTVKVDQNLKEVQHRDGGIVKTLSVRQGDQVREGQVLATLDDVQIKAEHLIVRAQLVEALGRRARLMAERDNLTSVEFPDDMHALFPSTAGSVIHGEARLFAGNKTARDSQKEQLELSIAQTGEEIRGMAARLAAKEEEGRLVGAEREKLQSLFERKIVEYQRVYTSQRDYARIMGEQGEIQASIARAKVRTSEIRVQIIAVDQNASTEAQKDLRTVEARIAELQERKLAIEDRLSRTEIRSPASGYINELFAYTVGGVITPAAKIATVVPENADLKFEIRVSPADIDQVRVGQPARIRLSAFNRATTPELKGKVAMVSPASARDPSNGQEHYIAHVRLLPAEEDLIHYKGLKLVPGMPAEVFVSTQERTAASYLAKPVTDQMTRAFRER